In the genome of Streptomyces sp. V2I9, one region contains:
- a CDS encoding ABC transporter ATP-binding protein translates to MSDVLELVDVSVVRDGRALVEDVSWSVKEGERWVILGPNGAGKTTLLNLASSYLFPSKGTATILGEQLGGVGTDVFELRPRIGMAGVAMADKLPKRQTVLQTVLTAAYGMTATWNENYEAVDEERARAFLDRLGMTEYLDRRFGTLSEGERKRTLIARAMMTDPELLLLDEPAAGLDLGGREDLVRRLGRLARDPYAPSMIMVTHHVEEIPPGFTHVLMIRQGKILAAGPMETELSSRNLSRCFGLPLIVEHTGERYTAHGLPLS, encoded by the coding sequence ATGAGCGATGTACTGGAGCTGGTGGACGTATCCGTGGTCCGCGACGGACGGGCTCTGGTGGAAGACGTCTCCTGGTCGGTCAAGGAGGGGGAGCGCTGGGTCATCCTGGGCCCCAACGGCGCGGGCAAGACGACCCTCCTCAACCTCGCCTCCAGCTACCTCTTCCCCAGCAAGGGCACCGCCACCATCCTCGGCGAACAGCTCGGCGGCGTCGGCACCGACGTCTTCGAACTCCGTCCCCGGATCGGCATGGCGGGCGTGGCGATGGCCGACAAGCTGCCCAAGCGCCAGACCGTGCTGCAGACGGTCCTCACTGCCGCGTACGGCATGACCGCCACCTGGAACGAGAACTACGAGGCCGTCGACGAGGAGCGCGCCCGCGCCTTCCTCGACCGCCTCGGCATGACCGAGTACCTGGACCGCAGGTTCGGCACGCTCTCCGAGGGGGAGCGCAAGCGCACCCTGATCGCCCGCGCCATGATGACCGACCCCGAGCTGCTGCTCCTGGACGAGCCCGCCGCCGGGCTCGACCTCGGCGGGCGCGAGGACCTCGTCCGCCGCCTCGGCCGCCTCGCCCGTGACCCGTACGCCCCCTCCATGATCATGGTCACGCACCACGTCGAGGAGATCCCGCCCGGGTTCACCCACGTCCTGATGATCCGCCAGGGCAAGATCCTCGCGGCCGGCCCCATGGAGACCGAGCTCAGCTCCCGCAACCTCTCCCGCTGCTTCGGCCTCCCGCTCATCGTCGAGCACACCGGCGAGCGCTACACCGCGCACGGCCTCCCGCTCTCCTGA
- a CDS encoding response regulator transcription factor, whose product MAEKIIRVLLVDDHQVVRRGLRTFLEIQEDIEVVGEASDGAEGVARTEELRPDVVLMDIKMPGTDGIEALRRLRRLDNPAKVLIVTSFTEQRTVVPALRAGASGYVYKDVDPDALAGAIRSVHAGHVLLQPEVAGALLAQEEAGSGTGRGSTLTEREREVLGLIANGRSNREIARALVLSEKTVKTHVSNILMKLDLADRTQAALWAVRHGAAD is encoded by the coding sequence GTGGCTGAGAAGATCATCAGGGTGCTGCTGGTCGACGACCACCAGGTGGTCCGCCGCGGACTGCGTACGTTCCTGGAGATCCAGGAGGACATAGAGGTCGTCGGAGAGGCGTCCGACGGCGCGGAGGGCGTGGCCCGTACCGAGGAGCTGCGCCCCGACGTCGTCCTCATGGACATCAAGATGCCCGGCACCGACGGCATCGAGGCCCTGCGCCGCCTCCGCCGGCTGGACAACCCGGCCAAGGTCCTCATCGTCACCAGCTTCACCGAACAGCGCACGGTGGTCCCCGCGCTGCGCGCCGGAGCCTCCGGCTACGTCTACAAGGACGTGGACCCGGACGCCCTGGCCGGGGCGATCCGGTCGGTCCACGCCGGTCACGTCCTGCTCCAGCCGGAGGTCGCGGGCGCGCTGCTGGCGCAGGAGGAGGCGGGCTCGGGCACCGGGCGGGGGAGCACCCTGACCGAACGGGAACGCGAGGTGCTCGGCCTCATCGCCAACGGCCGCTCGAACCGGGAGATCGCCCGCGCGCTGGTCCTCTCCGAGAAGACGGTCAAGACCCACGTGTCGAACATCCTGATGAAGCTCGACCTGGCCGACCGCACCCAGGCGGCGCTGTGGGCCGTACGCCACGGGGCCGCGGACTGA